One stretch of Akkermansia sp. RCC_12PD DNA includes these proteins:
- the ilvB gene encoding biosynthetic-type acetolactate synthase large subunit, translating to MSTNDKTSSAPTKTRMTGAEVLVECLVREGVDVVFAYPGGASMPIHQALSHQPKIRTILPRHEQGGAFGAEGYGRVTGKVGVCISTSGPGATNMITSIADAYLDSTPLVAITAQVMRSLIGRGAFQETDVFGMTAPIVKHSYLVTEPEELPRIMKEAFYIASTGRPGPVVIDMPKDVQEAVFTPDFDMEMDLPGYNPVLPVPVEELEALIPLIENASRPVIYAGGGIITAEASADLLEFAERTQIPVATTLMGIGAMPETHPLSLRWLGMHGAVFANNAVNEADLVIALAARFDDRVTGAVSMFCPDSTIVHIDIDASEINKNKKVAHPIRANVKDALGVLNAALAGKGWERKSSGFTRTPEWFKTIEGWKEQYPFSYEDRKGYIAPQSVIEELYRQTADKDPIICTGVGQHQMFAAQFFKFDKPRRLATSGGLGTMGYGLPAAMGACLAYPDKLVVNIDGDGSMLMNIQELATIHVERMPVKCIILNNQHLGMVVQWEDLKYDSNRAQTFLADPHDDYDPTHKTEDIIYPNYPLICAGFGVKCERVLRIEELPAAITRMIESPEAYVLDVMVPHDVHVLPMILGGMSYKDVILERIAGDGTAKKASELGKEIPTAL from the coding sequence ATGAGTACAAACGACAAAACATCATCCGCCCCGACGAAAACCCGCATGACAGGAGCCGAAGTGCTCGTGGAATGCCTCGTGCGTGAAGGTGTAGACGTCGTCTTTGCCTATCCCGGCGGCGCCAGCATGCCGATTCACCAGGCCCTGAGCCATCAGCCCAAAATCCGGACCATCCTCCCCCGCCACGAACAGGGCGGCGCGTTTGGAGCGGAAGGCTACGGCCGTGTTACGGGCAAGGTGGGCGTCTGTATCTCCACTTCCGGCCCCGGCGCCACCAACATGATCACCTCCATTGCGGACGCCTATCTGGACTCCACGCCCCTGGTGGCTATCACCGCGCAGGTCATGCGCTCCCTGATTGGCCGCGGCGCTTTCCAGGAAACGGACGTGTTCGGCATGACCGCCCCCATCGTGAAGCACAGTTATCTGGTCACGGAACCGGAAGAACTGCCCCGCATCATGAAGGAAGCCTTTTACATCGCTTCCACGGGCCGTCCCGGCCCTGTGGTGATTGACATGCCCAAGGACGTGCAGGAAGCCGTCTTCACTCCGGACTTCGACATGGAAATGGACCTCCCCGGCTACAATCCGGTGCTGCCCGTTCCCGTGGAAGAGCTGGAAGCCCTCATCCCCCTGATTGAAAACGCCAGCCGTCCCGTCATCTATGCCGGCGGCGGCATCATCACCGCGGAAGCCTCCGCGGACCTGCTGGAATTCGCGGAACGCACCCAGATTCCCGTGGCAACCACCCTGATGGGCATCGGGGCCATGCCGGAAACTCACCCGCTCTCCCTCCGATGGCTGGGCATGCACGGAGCCGTGTTTGCCAACAATGCCGTGAATGAAGCGGACCTGGTCATCGCCCTGGCCGCACGCTTTGACGACCGTGTGACGGGAGCCGTCAGCATGTTCTGTCCGGACTCCACTATCGTCCACATTGACATTGACGCGTCCGAGATTAACAAAAACAAAAAAGTCGCCCATCCCATCCGCGCCAACGTGAAGGACGCCCTCGGCGTTCTCAACGCGGCCCTGGCAGGGAAGGGGTGGGAACGCAAATCCTCCGGCTTCACCCGTACGCCGGAATGGTTCAAGACGATCGAAGGCTGGAAGGAACAGTACCCCTTCTCCTATGAAGACCGCAAGGGCTACATCGCTCCGCAGTCCGTGATTGAGGAACTCTACCGCCAGACGGCGGACAAGGACCCCATCATCTGCACCGGCGTGGGCCAGCACCAGATGTTCGCCGCCCAGTTCTTCAAATTTGACAAGCCCCGCCGCCTGGCCACGTCCGGCGGCCTGGGCACCATGGGCTACGGCCTCCCCGCCGCCATGGGCGCCTGCCTGGCCTATCCGGACAAGCTGGTCGTCAACATAGACGGAGACGGCTCCATGCTCATGAACATTCAGGAGCTGGCGACCATCCACGTGGAGCGCATGCCCGTCAAATGCATCATCCTGAACAACCAGCATCTGGGCATGGTAGTACAGTGGGAAGACCTGAAGTACGACTCCAACCGCGCGCAGACCTTCCTGGCGGACCCGCACGACGACTACGACCCCACCCACAAGACGGAAGATATCATCTACCCGAATTATCCGCTCATCTGCGCCGGGTTCGGCGTCAAATGCGAGCGTGTGCTCCGCATTGAGGAACTTCCCGCAGCAATCACCCGCATGATTGAATCCCCGGAGGCATACGTTCTGGACGTGATGGTTCCCCATGACGTGCATGTTCTGCCGATGATTCTGGGCGGCATGAGTTACAAGGACGTGATCCTGGAACGCATCGCCGGCGACGGTACTGCCAAAAAGGCGTCCGAACTCGGCAAGGAAATCCCGACCGCCCTGTAG
- a CDS encoding beta-phosphoglucomutase family hydrolase, which yields MNKRVDLPEKKYEGYIFDLDGTLVDSMPLHYKAWRKALARAGAPASVFREDEFYSCGGKSANDVVYFLNERYGLVMDAESTAADKRRIYLEMLEQEGMQPIGEVLEFVHSLGDAPKAIATGSAIPGARRTLAAAGLTGLFDVILTPEDVEHGKPAPDMFLLAAERLGAAPSRCVVFEDAVPGIAAAAAAGMDCVRVRRPSLS from the coding sequence ATGAACAAGCGCGTGGATTTGCCTGAGAAAAAATATGAAGGATATATTTTTGACCTGGACGGCACTCTTGTGGACAGCATGCCCCTCCACTACAAGGCATGGCGCAAGGCCCTGGCCCGCGCAGGAGCTCCCGCATCCGTCTTCCGGGAGGATGAATTCTACTCCTGCGGCGGAAAATCCGCCAATGACGTGGTGTACTTCCTGAATGAACGCTACGGGCTGGTGATGGATGCGGAATCCACCGCGGCGGACAAGCGCCGCATTTATCTGGAAATGCTGGAGCAGGAAGGCATGCAGCCCATCGGGGAAGTGCTGGAATTCGTGCACTCCCTGGGGGATGCCCCCAAGGCTATTGCCACGGGCAGCGCCATTCCCGGCGCGCGCCGCACCCTGGCCGCCGCCGGATTGACGGGACTGTTCGACGTGATTTTAACCCCTGAGGACGTGGAACACGGCAAACCGGCTCCAGACATGTTCCTGCTGGCCGCGGAACGGCTGGGGGCCGCCCCCTCCCGCTGCGTGGTGTTTGAAGACGCCGTTCCGGGCATTGCCGCGGCTGCCGCCGCAGGCATGGACTGCGTGCGGGTGCGCAGGCCGTCCCTCTCCTGA
- the rpsT gene encoding 30S ribosomal protein S20 produces MANTKSALKRIRQTATRTARNRATTSKLKTLRKKISTAVETADKEAAATAYNTFSSAVDKAAKVGTIPANRAANYKSKAAKAIAKIA; encoded by the coding sequence ATGGCCAATACCAAATCCGCACTCAAGCGCATCCGTCAGACCGCAACCCGCACCGCCCGCAACCGCGCCACGACTTCCAAGCTGAAAACTCTACGCAAGAAGATTTCCACCGCTGTTGAAACGGCTGACAAGGAAGCCGCCGCCACCGCTTACAACACGTTTTCCTCCGCAGTTGACAAGGCCGCCAAGGTAGGCACCATCCCCGCCAACCGCGCCGCCAACTACAAGAGCAAGGCCGCCAAGGCCATCGCAAAAATCGCCTAA